Proteins co-encoded in one Candidatus Polarisedimenticolaceae bacterium genomic window:
- a CDS encoding CocE/NonD family hydrolase gives MTIAALLLFGVVATSPLHFPDVAPDDRPAFSRAVADLAVQALPQAADDETRFRLELGAGRYADAVRFDPLPASPRLALFAKAKAIEAGEHVPYDRALARAFDETFSKLDDRAAFEAGWSLGARAAAFEPALARALERVRVQPAVSLDDALELVKTWTTMEALDSFAPTLAALIAADDAKRYLIDDVIITTREGAHLAATVVRKRSGPPRLTGILVFTIYTDPSFNLRFAKEAALRGYAGVLADARGKRTSPDAIVPWEVEAKDTYGVIDWIAKQPWSDGRVGMHGLSYSGFAQWAAAKKLHPALKTIVPAGASFPGYGLPMQNNVIQTANYAWPFYVTDSKLLDDATYHDDDRWSKLLRTWYRSGRPLREIDAIDGTPNPVFQKQMRHPSFDRYWQAMQPWDGDFARIKIPVLTLTGYFDPANSAAVNYLVEHVKHDPRANHYLVVGPYSHTGSVAARKDAVVNGYTIDPVADVDGVALVYQWFDHVFRGGPMPALIQDKINYEVMGANVWRHAPSIAAMASRPLTLYTSSERKDGRYRLTSARSFSAGAVDQTVDLADRSTENNLYPIAAYADRIDDPSYLTFVSDPFDEPVSIDGMIQGEITATIDKRDFDFTWALYEATPDGKFFNLSYYVGRASYTREMTKRRLLTPGQATALPFTRTPIVSRRLARGSRLVLLLTVNKNSFAQVNCGTGKDVSDESIADAKSPLHVTWHDGSWIKVPLRSGP, from the coding sequence GTGACCATCGCCGCGCTCCTCCTCTTTGGGGTCGTCGCGACCTCGCCCCTCCATTTTCCCGACGTGGCGCCCGATGATCGCCCCGCGTTCTCGCGCGCGGTGGCCGACCTCGCCGTGCAGGCGCTGCCGCAGGCCGCCGACGACGAGACGCGGTTCCGGCTCGAGCTGGGCGCCGGCCGCTACGCCGACGCGGTGAGGTTCGACCCGTTACCGGCCTCGCCGCGGCTGGCGCTCTTCGCGAAGGCGAAGGCGATCGAGGCCGGCGAGCACGTCCCCTACGACCGGGCCCTCGCCCGGGCCTTCGACGAGACGTTCTCGAAGCTCGACGATCGCGCGGCGTTCGAGGCGGGCTGGTCGCTCGGCGCGCGCGCCGCGGCGTTCGAGCCGGCCCTCGCGCGCGCTCTCGAGCGGGTCCGAGTCCAACCCGCCGTCTCCCTGGACGACGCCCTGGAGCTCGTGAAGACCTGGACGACGATGGAGGCCCTCGACAGCTTCGCACCGACCCTCGCGGCCCTCATCGCCGCCGATGACGCCAAGCGCTACCTCATCGACGACGTGATCATCACCACGAGAGAGGGCGCTCACCTCGCCGCGACCGTCGTCAGGAAGCGATCGGGACCGCCGCGCCTGACGGGCATCCTCGTGTTCACGATCTACACCGATCCCTCGTTCAACCTACGATTCGCGAAGGAGGCGGCGCTCCGGGGCTACGCCGGCGTTCTCGCCGACGCGCGCGGCAAGCGCACGAGCCCGGATGCGATCGTCCCCTGGGAGGTCGAGGCGAAGGACACGTACGGGGTCATCGATTGGATCGCGAAGCAGCCCTGGAGCGACGGCCGCGTCGGCATGCACGGCCTCAGCTATTCCGGCTTCGCGCAGTGGGCCGCGGCGAAGAAGCTCCACCCCGCCCTGAAGACGATCGTGCCGGCCGGCGCCAGCTTCCCCGGCTACGGCCTCCCGATGCAGAACAACGTGATCCAGACCGCGAACTACGCGTGGCCGTTCTACGTGACGGACAGCAAGCTCCTTGACGACGCGACCTACCACGACGACGACCGATGGTCGAAGCTCCTGCGGACCTGGTACCGGAGCGGCCGGCCGCTGCGCGAGATCGACGCGATCGACGGCACGCCGAATCCGGTCTTCCAGAAGCAGATGCGCCATCCCTCGTTCGACCGGTACTGGCAGGCGATGCAGCCCTGGGACGGCGACTTCGCCAGGATCAAGATTCCCGTCCTCACCCTCACCGGTTACTTCGATCCGGCGAACTCCGCCGCGGTGAACTACCTCGTCGAGCACGTGAAGCACGATCCCAGGGCGAACCACTACCTCGTCGTCGGCCCCTACAGCCACACCGGCTCGGTCGCCGCGCGAAAGGATGCGGTCGTCAACGGTTATACGATCGACCCGGTCGCCGACGTCGACGGCGTCGCGCTCGTCTACCAATGGTTCGATCACGTCTTCCGCGGCGGCCCGATGCCCGCGTTGATCCAGGACAAGATCAACTACGAGGTCATGGGGGCGAACGTCTGGCGCCATGCGCCTTCGATCGCGGCGATGGCGAGCCGCCCGCTCACCCTGTACACCTCGAGCGAGCGCAAGGACGGCCGTTACCGCCTCACGTCCGCGAGGTCGTTCTCCGCGGGCGCCGTCGATCAAACCGTCGATCTCGCCGACCGCTCGACCGAGAACAACCTCTACCCGATCGCGGCCTACGCCGACCGCATCGACGACCCGTCCTATCTGACGTTCGTCAGCGACCCGTTCGACGAGCCGGTCTCGATCGACGGCATGATCCAGGGCGAGATCACCGCCACGATCGACAAGCGCGATTTCGATTTCACGTGGGCGCTCTACGAGGCGACGCCGGACGGCAAGTTCTTCAACCTCTCCTACTACGTCGGCCGGGCCAGCTACACACGGGAGATGACGAAGCGCCGCCTCCTGACCCCCGGCCAGGCCACAGCACTTCCGTTCACGCGCACCCCGATCGTGAGCCGCAGGCTCGCGCGGGGAAGCCGCCTCGTCCTCCTCCTGACCGTGAACAAGAACTCGTTCGCGCAGGTCAACTGCGGGACCGGCAAGGACGTGAGCGACGAGTCGATTGCGGACGCGAAGTCGCCCCTGCACGTGACGTGGCACGACGGGAGCTGGATCAAGGTGCCGCTCCGATCGGGGCCGTAG
- a CDS encoding OmpW family outer membrane protein: protein MSVKRALALVSFALIGAAPAFAQGTHFKLYGGAAYVAPLSESDVTVGSVTDSVKAEKQVGWNVGAEVRLGKLIGIELDYIDATQDVKVGGATLGHTTFSPFTGTVNFHLLHSSLVDLYLGPSYSYVNWGNLELNQQGQAFFGSSGLGTDSESAWGAAVGLDIGFGKHFAITGGLRYLDVKLQASSSSQSVAVNPLIGRLGVAVRF from the coding sequence ATGAGCGTGAAGCGCGCTCTCGCATTGGTCTCGTTCGCGCTGATCGGCGCGGCTCCCGCGTTCGCCCAGGGAACGCACTTCAAGCTCTACGGCGGCGCCGCCTACGTCGCGCCGCTCAGCGAGAGCGACGTCACCGTCGGCTCGGTCACCGACAGCGTCAAGGCGGAGAAGCAGGTCGGCTGGAACGTCGGCGCCGAAGTACGCCTCGGCAAGCTGATCGGCATCGAGCTCGACTACATCGACGCCACGCAGGACGTGAAGGTCGGCGGGGCGACGCTCGGCCACACGACGTTCTCACCGTTCACCGGCACGGTGAACTTCCACCTGCTCCACTCGTCGCTCGTCGATCTCTACCTCGGCCCGTCGTACTCCTACGTGAACTGGGGCAATCTCGAGCTGAACCAGCAGGGGCAAGCCTTCTTCGGCAGCTCCGGGCTCGGCACCGACAGCGAGAGCGCGTGGGGCGCCGCGGTTGGCCTCGACATCGGATTCGGCAAGCATTTCGCGATCACCGGCGGACTGCGCTACCTCGACGTGAAGCTGCAGGCGAGCTCCAGCAGCCAATCGGTTGCGGTGAATCCTCTCATCGGAAGGCTCGGCGTCGCGGTCCGGTTCTGA